TTAGTACATGGAAACGTTGGAGCCTACTTAGGGGATTATTTACTGAATTGTTATACTCTCGCATTAGAATCGGCAACAAAAATCAATGTACCAATTTATATGTTCCATGGAAAGGAAGACCAAATCGCTCTTGTCCAAGGAACTTTGGAAGCCTTCGAGAAGGTAAATTCCAAAGACAAAACAATGAAAATTTTTGACGGATTATACCACGAAACCATGAACGAACTTCCAAAAGACAGAGCAATCGTCTTTAAAGAGTTAGTTTCTTGGATCGATAAACACTAAGGAGACAATGCCAATGGCAATAACAAAGGATATAGTTGGAAAAAAACTAGATCGTTTTGATTTCACAGTGGAACGAGGAAAGATCAAAGAATTCTGCCTCGCCATCAACGAAAAAAACCCAATCTATTTTGATGTAGAAGAAGCAAAGAAAGCGGGATACTCTGATGTTCCCGCTCCCCCTACTTTCCCTACGGTCATTATGTTTTGGGGATACCCAAAAATTTGGAATGATATGGCCGAACTCGGTATCGACCTTTCCAAAATCCTTCACTTAAAAGAAGAGTATACGTATCACAAAATACTGTATCCGGGCAAAGTGTACGCGCAGTCCGAAATTGCCGATGTAAAATCGGGAAGAGCAGAAATCGTAACTTTCAGAACCACCATCTATGATGAAAAGAATGATCCAATCCTCTCTGCTGAGATGGCAATTTTCATTCGTAAGGATTAATTAAGGAGGCTAACAATGGCAAAAATCGAATTTGATAAAGTAGAAGTTGGTCAGACACTTCCTCCACTAGACATCCCAGTCATCGAACATGCAAATTTAGTTCGTTATGCGGGAGCATCTGGAGATTTTAAC
The sequence above is drawn from the Leptospira sp. WS4.C2 genome and encodes:
- a CDS encoding MaoC family dehydratase N-terminal domain-containing protein → MAITKDIVGKKLDRFDFTVERGKIKEFCLAINEKNPIYFDVEEAKKAGYSDVPAPPTFPTVIMFWGYPKIWNDMAELGIDLSKILHLKEEYTYHKILYPGKVYAQSEIADVKSGRAEIVTFRTTIYDEKNDPILSAEMAIFIRKD